One region of Halohasta litchfieldiae genomic DNA includes:
- a CDS encoding DUF5800 family protein: MTVLSFDKTGVDVVYEGTEFRLEKDLIEEATEKSYRDVTDHEVLQIVEKQPALSGEPARIGDIL; the protein is encoded by the coding sequence ATGACCGTACTTTCGTTCGACAAAACCGGCGTCGACGTCGTCTACGAGGGCACCGAGTTCCGCCTCGAAAAAGATCTCATCGAGGAGGCAACCGAGAAATCCTACCGGGACGTGACCGACCACGAAGTGTTACAGATCGTCGAAAAACAGCCGGCGCTGTCGGGCGAACCTGCGCGGATCGGCGACATCCTCTAG
- a CDS encoding ribonuclease H-like domain-containing protein has protein sequence MRIENSFIPVSGVGETTERTLWAEGATDWDCFDQSLVGPKTADNIETFIDTARQRLDAGDTAYFDEVFPSSERWRLYENFRDNACFFDIETTGLNQEYDKVTTVSYHQADETTTLVRGDDLTAEAVQAAVDDASLLVSFNGIRFDQPFLETSFGIDVDCPHLDLMYPCKTLGLSGGLKKIEQEIGLERDRPDISGRDAVRLWNEHGAGVDGALDTLISYNREDAVNLETLAETVTDELHESVFEQACQRSVE, from the coding sequence GTGCGAATCGAGAACAGTTTCATCCCGGTCAGTGGCGTTGGGGAGACGACAGAGCGAACGCTGTGGGCCGAGGGGGCAACCGACTGGGACTGTTTCGACCAGTCGCTCGTGGGTCCGAAAACCGCCGACAACATCGAGACCTTCATCGACACCGCCCGCCAGCGACTCGACGCGGGCGACACAGCCTACTTCGACGAGGTGTTTCCAAGCAGCGAGCGCTGGCGACTGTACGAGAATTTCCGCGACAACGCCTGTTTCTTCGATATTGAGACGACTGGACTCAATCAGGAGTACGACAAGGTCACTACCGTCAGCTACCATCAGGCCGATGAGACGACCACGCTCGTTCGTGGCGACGATCTGACCGCCGAGGCAGTCCAAGCCGCCGTCGACGACGCGAGCCTACTCGTCAGCTTCAACGGCATCCGGTTCGATCAGCCGTTTTTGGAGACCTCCTTCGGTATCGACGTCGACTGCCCGCATCTCGACTTGATGTACCCCTGCAAGACACTCGGCCTCTCAGGAGGATTAAAAAAGATCGAGCAGGAAATCGGACTCGAACGCGACCGGCCAGACATTTCCGGTCGGGATGCAGTCCGGCTCTGGAACGAACACGGGGCCGGTGTCGACGGCGCACTCGACACGCTGATCTCATATAATCGAGAAGACGCAGTCAACCTCGAAACACTGGCCGAGACCGTCACTGACGAACTCCACGAGTCAGTGTTCGAACAGGCCTGTCAGCGGTCGGTCGAGTAG
- a CDS encoding polymer-forming cytoskeletal protein yields the protein MSSPGDPLDELSIPDGTTVEEHDIVTDSDVLIGSNSQIEFGIRSRTIAAGERVEFGRQLEVDGDCRLDMLCEVHDSVLVGSDAYIGARTHIGGQLLVSGDLDIGDDVTIDEGFEANGWILTRNPVPALVFYFIVLSQYLKFGNEADADEFASAITGEAAEQRPPLVIPRGAELSDDAWRVSTPATIGDGCRLHGNIRAEAITVGTDTTVFGSLRAREDIEVGSGTVIIGDVTTRNGTVTLHAGSEVRGDVSCQDLVVHEGADVDGALRAKGDMKLVRQTEQPVSTDEPEPSTDEDEIDTDDETETEETGTETTKTESTKPESTEQPTEQSADSA from the coding sequence GTGTCATCTCCCGGCGACCCGCTCGACGAACTCTCGATTCCCGACGGCACGACCGTCGAGGAACACGACATCGTCACCGACAGCGACGTGTTGATCGGGAGCAACAGCCAAATCGAGTTCGGAATCCGGAGCCGAACAATCGCGGCCGGCGAGCGCGTCGAGTTCGGTCGACAACTCGAAGTCGACGGCGACTGTCGACTCGATATGCTGTGTGAGGTCCACGACAGCGTGCTGGTCGGCTCCGACGCCTACATCGGTGCCCGCACCCACATCGGCGGCCAACTCCTCGTGTCGGGCGACCTCGATATCGGCGACGACGTCACGATTGACGAAGGGTTCGAAGCAAACGGGTGGATTCTCACCCGGAATCCGGTGCCGGCGCTCGTCTTTTACTTTATCGTGCTTTCGCAGTACCTCAAGTTCGGCAACGAAGCCGACGCCGACGAGTTCGCCAGCGCGATCACCGGCGAGGCGGCCGAGCAGCGACCGCCGCTGGTGATCCCGCGCGGTGCGGAGCTCTCCGACGACGCCTGGCGCGTCTCGACGCCCGCGACAATCGGCGACGGCTGTCGACTCCACGGCAACATCCGCGCCGAGGCGATCACCGTCGGCACCGACACCACGGTCTTTGGGAGCCTTCGAGCGCGCGAGGATATCGAAGTCGGCTCCGGAACCGTCATCATCGGCGACGTGACGACTAGAAACGGTACCGTCACGCTGCACGCGGGGTCGGAGGTTCGTGGTGATGTCTCCTGTCAGGATCTCGTCGTCCACGAGGGCGCCGACGTCGACGGCGCGCTCCGAGCGAAAGGCGATATGAAACTCGTTCGGCAAACTGAGCAGCCAGTGTCGACGGACGAACCCGAACCGTCGACCGACGAAGACGAGATAGATACCGACGACGAGACAGAGACGGAAGAAACGGGCACAGAGACGACCAAAACCGAGTCGACGAAACCCGAGTCGACCGAACAGCCAACCGAGCAGTCGGCGGATTCGGCGTAG